The following proteins are co-located in the Campylobacter concisus genome:
- a CDS encoding acyl carrier protein, translating to MSEKEIFEILKKALIDLFEIDESKIKPETRIYEDLQIDSIDAIDMIDYIKRQTGHRLMPEDFKNVKTLDDIVKAVAKKFEA from the coding sequence ATGAGTGAAAAAGAAATTTTTGAAATTTTAAAGAAAGCCTTGATCGATCTTTTTGAGATAGATGAGAGCAAGATAAAGCCAGAAACTAGGATATATGAGGATTTGCAGATTGATAGCATCGACGCTATTGATATGATTGATTACATCAAACGTCAAACCGGACATAGGCTGATGCCAGAGGATTTTAAAAACGTAAAAACGCTTGATGATATCGTAAAAGCCGTAGCAAAGAAATTTGAAGCATAA
- a CDS encoding phosphopantetheine-binding protein yields MKELVNDIKELIITSLNLEDMKPSDIDENAPLFNDGLGLDSVDALELGLAVQKKYGLVLDSKSANLKEIFFSVSSLAKYIYENRK; encoded by the coding sequence GTGAAAGAGCTAGTTAATGATATAAAAGAGTTGATCATCACAAGCTTAAATTTAGAGGATATGAAGCCAAGTGATATTGATGAGAATGCGCCACTTTTTAATGATGGTCTTGGGCTTGATAGCGTCGATGCTTTAGAGCTTGGACTTGCGGTGCAGAAAAAATATGGTCTTGTGCTTGACTCAAAGAGCGCAAATCTAAAAGAGATATTTTTTAGCGTATCTTCTCTTGCAAAATACATTTACGAAAATAGGAAATAA
- a CDS encoding lysophospholipid acyltransferase family protein: MIQKYQKAGKVVVILHLGILAMSLKILRTGSFFLFFAIICISGDLLLVPVVLLGLNKFKFIQNLCRDLVRISWGFFIKVAKNCGRLDYKFELSKLNGGSNLVIANHPSLLDVVFLVSKFKRINCIVKGELGKNIFLFAAIRACNYIPNTNNEEFLQKSVEVLKSGENLLIFPEGTRTKDEIIFHKAAAYIGVKGAKNIVCIGINMHPRSLRKNEPWYKIPDEKIKYHFKEMKNFDVDMFLKDRPSPVRARAMHDEISKIYKEEFGERAS; encoded by the coding sequence TTGATCCAAAAATATCAAAAAGCTGGCAAAGTTGTAGTTATTCTTCATCTTGGAATTTTAGCTATGAGCCTTAAAATTTTAAGAACTGGATCTTTCTTTTTATTTTTTGCGATCATTTGCATAAGCGGAGATTTGCTGCTTGTGCCAGTGGTGCTTTTGGGGCTAAATAAATTTAAATTTATACAAAATTTATGCCGTGATTTAGTTAGAATTTCTTGGGGATTTTTTATAAAAGTTGCTAAAAATTGTGGGCGTTTGGACTATAAATTTGAGCTTAGCAAGCTAAATGGCGGATCAAATTTGGTCATAGCAAACCACCCTTCGCTTCTTGATGTGGTCTTTTTAGTTTCAAAATTTAAAAGAATAAACTGCATCGTAAAGGGCGAGCTTGGCAAAAATATATTTTTATTTGCGGCTATTAGGGCGTGCAACTATATACCAAATACAAATAATGAGGAATTTTTACAAAAAAGCGTGGAGGTTTTAAAAAGCGGTGAAAATTTATTAATTTTCCCAGAGGGCACACGTACGAAAGATGAAATTATTTTTCATAAGGCAGCAGCTTACATAGGTGTAAAAGGCGCTAAAAATATTGTATGTATTGGCATCAATATGCACCCAAGAAGCCTTAGAAAAAATGAACCGTGGTACAAAATACCAGATGAAAAGATAAAATATCATTTTAAAGAGATGAAAAATTTTGATGTTGATATGTTTTTAAAAGATAGGCCAAGCCCCGTGAGGGCCAGGGCAATGCATGATGAGATAAGTAAAATTTATAAGGAGGAATTTGGTGAAAGAGCTAGTTAA
- a CDS encoding beta-ketoacyl synthase chain length factor, with the protein MKFQIDFFDAIAYGDVGEDLARYKKEFDLAKIPPIQRRRLSSAAKCAFSLLSGFDKLDMPVIFSSYEGEINRCFELETALAKAEPVSPTSFSLSVHNAISSLLSIEAKNHNEILAISSFSPVEDALQAAFLRLNDGYEKVLILAYHESIKQSYFDEKKPSFMLTLVVSGAKNERVLTLKRAKREKEIFGNLLKSFIVNFDPKISKSWQSCSYSSSWNFSYEP; encoded by the coding sequence ATGAAATTTCAAATTGATTTTTTTGATGCGATAGCTTATGGCGATGTCGGCGAGGATCTGGCTAGATACAAAAAAGAATTTGATCTAGCAAAAATTCCACCAATTCAAAGAAGAAGGCTAAGTAGTGCTGCAAAGTGCGCTTTTAGCCTACTTAGTGGCTTTGATAAGCTTGATATGCCAGTTATTTTTAGCTCATATGAAGGAGAGATAAATCGCTGCTTTGAGCTAGAGACTGCACTGGCAAAAGCTGAGCCAGTTTCACCTACTTCGTTTTCACTTTCGGTACATAACGCTATCTCGTCACTTCTTAGCATAGAAGCTAAAAATCACAATGAAATTCTTGCCATTTCCTCTTTTAGTCCAGTCGAAGATGCGCTGCAAGCGGCATTTTTAAGACTAAATGATGGATATGAAAAGGTACTAATACTTGCTTATCATGAGTCGATAAAGCAGAGTTATTTTGATGAGAAAAAGCCATCATTTATGCTCACTCTTGTTGTCTCAGGGGCAAAAAATGAGAGAGTTTTAACTCTAAAAAGAGCTAAAAGAGAAAAAGAAATTTTCGGGAATTTATTAAAAAGCTTTATTGTAAATTTTGATCCAAAAATATCAAAAAGCTGGCAAAGTTGTAGTTATTCTTCATCTTGGAATTTTAGCTATGAGCCTTAA
- a CDS encoding excinuclease ABC subunit A — protein MKKLISLVAILAFATSLNARDDVKYHSLDFLNGPKAKNFLLPNVSISFGTGYSGQVIVKDLTSNKKTNGFNKSDEEACQIALLSALKTFQERALKEGGTKVVNLTGYYKKHPFNSKTQFQCGSGALMSGVTLKGDIAK, from the coding sequence ATGAAAAAATTAATTTCATTAGTTGCCATTTTGGCATTTGCTACAAGTCTTAATGCAAGAGATGATGTGAAATATCACTCACTTGACTTCCTAAATGGTCCAAAAGCTAAAAATTTCTTACTACCAAATGTAAGTATCAGCTTTGGCACAGGATATAGTGGACAGGTAATTGTAAAAGATCTAACATCAAATAAAAAGACAAATGGTTTTAATAAAAGTGATGAAGAGGCATGCCAAATCGCACTTCTTTCGGCATTAAAGACTTTCCAAGAAAGAGCATTAAAAGAAGGTGGCACAAAGGTTGTAAATCTAACTGGCTACTACAAAAAGCATCCATTTAACTCAAAAACTCAGTTTCAGTGTGGAAGCGGTGCTTTGATGTCTGGCGTTACTCTAAAAGGCGATATCGCGAAATAA